The proteins below are encoded in one region of Winogradskyella helgolandensis:
- a CDS encoding O-antigen translocase has product MKKLFQYINNEVLVKAANLNLANLSLRIIAGILVSKFIAIYIGPQGMALIGNLRNFMSALQSLSISGLYKGVVRLISQFKEDAVQLTKTLSTVFYFGFFSSVLLSFLCYYNAEFINDLIFSANYRYTYIIKTLAVVLPFYALNMFAFSIMNGFSKHKYLLIINILGQILGLLVALLLIYQENIDGALQAIVITPALNLLITIVGIAFRRSLVSSIKITQVSFSIINKLCPYMIMALVSTIALPIVMIIIRNYLIDEVGIKAAGYWTAMTRVSDYYLMFFNSLMALYILPRFSEINSKQAFRKEVFGFYKTIIPSFLMLLLLIYLSRSVLINLLFTEDFRPVEDLFGFQILGDIARVLSMVIAYQFLAKKMFTHFLILEIFLFIMMYFSSIYLIDEFGLQGAVMGHCLSYFMYFGIIILLFNSSLFGLLDEDKTEEL; this is encoded by the coding sequence TTGAAAAAACTTTTCCAATATATAAATAACGAAGTTCTTGTAAAGGCTGCGAATCTAAATTTAGCTAACCTTAGTCTTAGAATTATTGCAGGTATTTTGGTCTCAAAATTTATAGCCATATACATTGGTCCACAAGGGATGGCGCTTATTGGAAATTTGCGGAACTTTATGAGTGCATTGCAGTCGTTGTCTATTTCCGGACTTTACAAAGGTGTTGTTAGATTAATAAGTCAATTTAAGGAGGATGCTGTTCAGCTTACCAAAACCTTATCCACCGTATTTTACTTTGGCTTTTTCTCGTCAGTGCTTTTGTCTTTTTTGTGTTATTACAACGCAGAGTTTATAAATGATCTCATTTTTTCTGCAAACTACAGATATACATATATTATTAAAACGCTGGCTGTTGTTTTACCGTTTTATGCTTTAAATATGTTTGCTTTTTCTATTATGAATGGGTTTTCTAAGCATAAATATTTACTCATTATTAATATTCTGGGGCAGATTCTTGGGCTTTTAGTTGCATTGTTATTAATATATCAAGAAAACATAGATGGTGCGTTGCAAGCCATCGTAATTACGCCTGCACTTAATTTATTAATTACCATTGTTGGTATTGCATTTAGACGCAGTTTAGTATCCTCTATTAAGATAACTCAAGTAAGTTTCTCTATTATAAATAAATTGTGCCCTTATATGATCATGGCATTGGTTAGTACTATTGCACTGCCGATTGTAATGATCATTATTAGAAATTACCTTATAGATGAAGTAGGTATAAAAGCAGCGGGCTATTGGACCGCCATGACACGTGTTTCAGATTATTATTTGATGTTTTTTAATTCCTTGATGGCGCTTTATATTTTGCCTCGATTTTCTGAAATAAACTCAAAACAAGCCTTTAGAAAGGAAGTATTTGGTTTTTACAAAACTATTATTCCCTCTTTTTTAATGTTACTGCTTTTGATTTATCTCAGTAGATCGGTATTAATAAATTTATTATTTACAGAAGATTTTAGACCTGTAGAAGATTTATTCGGGTTTCAAATTTTAGGTGATATAGCGCGTGTTCTCTCTATGGTAATTGCGTATCAATTTCTTGCCAAAAAGATGTTTACACATTTCTTGATTTTAGAAATATTCTTGTTTATAATGATGTATTTTTCTAGTATCTACTTAATTGATGAGTTCGGATTACAAGGAGCTGTGATGGGGCATTGTCTAAGTTATTTTATGTACTTCGGAATCATAATATTACTCTTTAATAGTTCTTTATTTGGCCTTTTGGATGAAGATAAAACAGAAGAACTTTAA
- a CDS encoding OsmC family protein — protein MSIKHTFKATVNWDINEGESTQNPRMFSRNHEVVIANKVSPLQVSAAKTFRGDDRLYNPEDLLLSALTSCHMMSYLYVCAQHKIEVLNYIDQSEGDLEVESSGSGSFKIVRLKPVITIKDETKKELALSLHQKANELCFIANSCNFPISHEAIILVK, from the coding sequence ATGTCCATCAAGCACACATTTAAAGCTACTGTTAACTGGGATATTAATGAAGGTGAAAGCACACAAAATCCAAGGATGTTTAGCAGAAATCATGAAGTTGTAATAGCAAATAAAGTTTCTCCATTACAAGTTTCTGCAGCAAAAACCTTTAGAGGAGATGATAGATTATATAACCCAGAAGACTTATTGTTATCTGCTTTAACCTCTTGCCACATGATGTCTTATTTATACGTTTGTGCGCAACATAAAATTGAAGTATTAAATTATATAGATCAATCTGAAGGTGATTTAGAAGTCGAATCTTCAGGTAGCGGAAGCTTTAAAATCGTAAGATTAAAACCCGTGATCACAATAAAAGATGAAACTAAAAAAGAATTGGCCTTAAGCTTACATCAAAAAGCAAATGAACTTTGTTTTATAGCTAATTCATGCAATTTTCCGATATCTCATGAAGCCATTATTTTGGTGAAATAA
- the kdsA gene encoding 3-deoxy-8-phosphooctulonate synthase: protein MDLTYIPKIKHTDSNNFFLLCGPCAIEGADMALRIAEKVVKITDKLEIPYVFKGSFKKANRSRIDSFTGIGNEKALKILRKVSETFDVPTVTDIHEVTDAAMAAEYVDVLQIPAFLVRQTDLVVAAAETGKVVNLKKGQFMSPEAMKHAVQKVKDAGNDNAWITDRGTMFGYQDMIVDFRGIPTMRQYAPTVLDVTHSLQQPNQSIGVTGGRPDMIETIARAGVVNNVDGLFIETHFDPANAKSDGANMLHLDNLEGLLSNLVAIRKTINAL, encoded by the coding sequence ATGGATTTGACATATATACCTAAAATAAAACACACTGATTCTAACAACTTCTTTCTTCTTTGTGGTCCTTGCGCCATTGAAGGTGCAGATATGGCATTGCGTATTGCCGAAAAAGTCGTTAAAATCACTGATAAACTAGAAATTCCTTACGTATTTAAAGGCAGTTTCAAAAAAGCGAATCGTAGTAGAATTGATAGTTTTACAGGTATTGGAAATGAAAAAGCTTTAAAAATTCTTAGGAAAGTTTCTGAAACTTTTGATGTACCAACAGTAACTGATATACATGAAGTAACTGATGCTGCCATGGCTGCAGAATATGTAGATGTTTTACAAATTCCTGCATTTTTAGTACGACAAACCGATTTGGTGGTTGCTGCTGCCGAAACAGGAAAGGTTGTTAATCTAAAGAAAGGACAATTTATGAGTCCTGAAGCGATGAAACATGCGGTTCAAAAAGTAAAAGATGCCGGTAACGATAACGCTTGGATTACAGATAGAGGAACGATGTTTGGCTACCAAGATATGATTGTGGATTTTAGAGGTATTCCAACAATGCGTCAATATGCACCAACAGTTTTAGATGTTACCCATTCACTACAACAACCCAATCAAAGTATTGGTGTTACAGGCGGACGACCAGATATGATTGAAACTATAGCTAGAGCTGGAGTTGTAAATAACGTCGACGGTTTATTTATTGAAACCCATTTTGATCCTGCTAATGCAAAAAGTGACGGAGCTAACATGTTGCACTTAGATAATCTGGAAGGCTTATTATCTAATTTAGTTGCTATTAGAAAAACAATTAACGCATTATAA
- a CDS encoding Lrp/AsnC family transcriptional regulator — MSIDNLNWKILKCLQQNARMSNAEIGRRVGITSPAVSERIKKMEDAEIIQGYTTFVSPFEAGYQLKALITLRAFMGMLKPFLEKVKTYDEVVNCYRITGNENIVMEVVLKNQKHLEVFIDQLISYGETKTQIVLSHVIKYSEVKPLK, encoded by the coding sequence ATGAGTATTGATAATTTAAATTGGAAAATTTTAAAATGCTTACAGCAGAATGCGCGTATGTCTAATGCTGAAATAGGTAGACGTGTTGGAATCACTTCTCCAGCAGTTTCAGAGCGCATTAAAAAAATGGAGGATGCGGAAATTATTCAAGGTTATACCACTTTTGTTTCACCTTTTGAAGCTGGTTATCAACTTAAAGCTTTAATCACGCTTCGCGCATTTATGGGTATGCTAAAACCGTTTCTAGAAAAAGTGAAAACTTACGATGAGGTGGTGAATTGCTATCGCATAACAGGAAACGAAAACATAGTCATGGAGGTAGTGCTTAAAAATCAAAAGCATTTAGAGGTTTTTATAGACCAATTAATAAGTTATGGAGAAACCAAAACCCAGATTGTGCTGTCTCATGTAATAAAATATAGTGAGGTTAAGCCGTTAAAATAA
- a CDS encoding YpdA family putative bacillithiol disulfide reductase, giving the protein MKDLDVLIIGAGPIGIACALECKKRGWDYTIIEKGALTNSLFNYPLNMTFFSTSEKLEIDDIPFISSNPKPTRNEALEYYRRVSTSNDLNINLYESVIDISKTETTFNIESDKANYKSKKVIIATGFYDIPNLLNVPGEDLPKVFHYYKEAHPFTLQNIAVVGASNSSVDAALEIYRKGGNVSMIVRGDAIGERVKYWVKPDILNRIEEGSITAYFNAEITEIKPTEITINTAEGKKTIPNDYVIALTGYQPNFKFLEKAGIEFSKDGKSIPNYNSKTMESNVEGLYLAGVICGGKETHKWFIENSRIHATMIAEHLAQNI; this is encoded by the coding sequence ATGAAAGATTTAGATGTATTAATTATCGGAGCAGGACCAATAGGAATTGCTTGCGCTTTAGAATGTAAAAAACGAGGTTGGGATTATACTATTATCGAAAAAGGAGCTTTGACCAACTCCTTATTCAATTACCCACTAAATATGACTTTTTTTTCAACATCAGAAAAATTAGAAATTGATGATATTCCATTCATTAGCAGCAATCCTAAACCAACTAGAAATGAAGCTTTAGAATACTACAGACGTGTTTCAACCTCAAATGATTTAAATATTAACCTTTATGAAAGCGTCATTGACATCAGTAAAACAGAAACCACATTTAACATTGAATCAGATAAAGCCAACTATAAAAGTAAAAAAGTAATTATAGCGACAGGCTTTTATGACATTCCGAATTTACTCAATGTACCTGGTGAAGATTTGCCAAAAGTATTTCACTATTATAAAGAAGCACATCCATTTACCCTTCAAAATATTGCCGTTGTTGGTGCAAGTAATTCGTCGGTAGATGCAGCATTAGAAATTTATAGAAAAGGAGGTAACGTCTCTATGATTGTAAGAGGAGATGCTATAGGTGAACGTGTTAAATATTGGGTTAAACCAGATATTTTAAACCGAATTGAAGAAGGCAGTATTACAGCGTATTTTAATGCTGAAATTACAGAAATCAAACCAACAGAAATTACAATTAACACAGCTGAGGGTAAAAAAACAATTCCGAACGATTATGTCATTGCATTGACTGGTTATCAACCAAATTTCAAGTTTTTGGAAAAAGCCGGAATTGAATTCTCAAAAGATGGCAAATCAATTCCCAATTACAATTCAAAAACTATGGAATCTAACGTTGAAGGGCTTTATTTAGCAGGAGTTATCTGTGGTGGTAAGGAAACTCACAAATGGTTTATTGAAAACTCTAGGATACATGCGACTATGATTGCTGAACATTTAGCGCAAAATATATAA
- a CDS encoding GNAT family N-acetyltransferase, whose product MIQIRPATLEDIPEITSLFRDTITHINKKHYSENQIIAWASGADDTEEWEKRIKKLYFIVAEIETNVVGFAYLKNGNYLDGLFVHKDYQRQGIGSKLLRIIESQVMMNDFEVLKSDVSKTALPFFDNKYFEVLKKQKKTVKGVGFENYLVEKQF is encoded by the coding sequence ATGATACAAATAAGACCCGCAACACTAGAAGATATTCCTGAAATCACTTCACTTTTTAGAGATACTATTACTCATATTAATAAGAAGCATTATTCCGAAAATCAGATTATTGCTTGGGCTTCTGGTGCTGATGATACAGAAGAGTGGGAAAAGCGCATCAAGAAACTTTACTTCATTGTTGCTGAAATCGAAACTAATGTAGTTGGTTTTGCCTATCTAAAAAACGGCAATTATTTAGATGGTCTTTTTGTACATAAAGATTATCAACGTCAAGGTATAGGATCAAAATTATTACGAATTATAGAATCTCAAGTGATGATGAATGATTTTGAGGTCTTAAAATCAGACGTCAGCAAGACAGCTTTACCATTTTTTGATAATAAATATTTTGAAGTTCTAAAAAAACAAAAGAAGACTGTAAAAGGTGTTGGCTTCGAAAATTATCTGGTAGAAAAGCAATTCTAA
- a CDS encoding DegT/DnrJ/EryC1/StrS family aminotransferase: protein MIKFLDLYKINNRFRDAFQASFSKSLDDAHFILGNNVSTFENEFAAYCGTEFCVGTANGLDALTLILKGYVQLGKLQKGDKVIVPANTFIATILSVLHAELVPVLVEPNPDTYTISVDTDKALFREAKAVIMVHLYGQLADVGGFHKIAQDFNLLLIEDAAQAHGATSNLNNRKAGNLSDAAAFSFYPTKNLGALGDGGGVTTNDSELVDVIKLLRNYGSEEKYTNKVIGFNSRLDDMQAAFLSIKLKALDRDNKRRREIANAYLKGIKNSKFKLPFYDGSENHIFYAFVVEVDDRTNFTEFLNKNKIEWLIHYPIPPHQQEALNEFSHFKLPLTEKIHKRIISLPMSPVMTEHDIQTVIDVLNTY from the coding sequence ATGATTAAGTTTTTAGATTTATATAAAATCAATAATCGTTTTCGAGATGCCTTTCAAGCCTCGTTTAGTAAATCTTTAGATGATGCTCATTTTATTTTAGGAAATAATGTCAGCACTTTCGAAAATGAATTTGCAGCTTATTGTGGTACAGAATTCTGCGTTGGTACAGCCAATGGATTAGATGCTTTAACTTTAATATTAAAAGGATACGTACAACTCGGTAAATTACAAAAAGGGGATAAGGTGATTGTTCCTGCAAATACGTTTATTGCTACAATTTTATCTGTTTTACATGCAGAATTGGTACCTGTTTTAGTGGAGCCAAACCCAGATACGTATACAATTTCTGTGGATACAGATAAAGCACTATTTAGGGAAGCTAAGGCTGTAATTATGGTGCATTTATACGGACAACTCGCAGATGTAGGAGGTTTTCATAAAATCGCTCAAGATTTTAATTTACTTTTAATTGAAGATGCTGCTCAGGCTCATGGAGCAACTTCAAATTTAAATAACAGAAAGGCTGGAAACTTATCTGACGCAGCAGCATTTAGTTTTTATCCAACAAAAAATTTAGGAGCACTTGGAGATGGAGGAGGAGTAACCACTAACGATTCAGAATTAGTGGATGTCATAAAATTATTACGCAATTATGGCAGCGAAGAAAAATATACGAATAAGGTGATTGGTTTTAATAGTCGTTTAGATGATATGCAAGCGGCTTTTTTAAGTATTAAACTAAAGGCTTTAGATCGCGATAACAAAAGACGACGAGAAATTGCAAATGCTTACTTAAAAGGTATTAAGAATTCAAAATTTAAGTTACCCTTTTATGACGGTTCTGAGAATCACATTTTTTACGCCTTCGTCGTTGAAGTTGATGATAGAACAAATTTTACTGAATTTCTAAATAAGAATAAAATAGAGTGGCTAATCCATTATCCAATTCCACCGCATCAACAAGAAGCCTTAAATGAATTTTCACATTTTAAATTACCCCTAACAGAAAAGATTCATAAAAGAATTATAAGTTTGCCAATGAGTCCTGTAATGACAGAACATGATATTCAAACCGTTATAGACGTATTAAATACCTACTAA
- the typA gene encoding translational GTPase TypA, with protein MTKIKNIAIIAHVDHGKTTLVDKIMYHCQLFRENENTGDLILDNNDLERERGITITSKNVSVVYKDTKINIIDTPGHADFGGEVERVLNMADGVVLLVDAFEGPMPQTRFVLQKAIDLGLKPCVVINKVDKENCTPDEVHEKVFDLMFELGAEEWQLDFPTVYGSAKNNWMSDDWRNETKNVEPLLDMVIEHVPTPVFEEGTTQMLITSLDFSSFTGRIAIGRVQRGNIVEGQQIALVKRDGTITKSRIKEVFIFEGLGRKKVESVQTGDICALVGVEGFEIGDTVSDIENPEGLKSIAIDEPTMSMLFTINDSPFFGKDGKFVTSRHIKDRLEKELEKNLAMRLGETSTADKFMVFGRGVLHLSVLIETMRREGYELQIGQPQVIIREIDGVKCEPIEELTIDLPETVSGRAVEFVTKRKGELLSMVTKGERMICEFMIPSRGIIGLRNQLLTATAGEAIMAHRFKEYQPLKGDIPGRISGSLISMENGTAIPYSIDKLQDRGKFFVEPGENIYEGQVIGENSRQDDMSVNITKAKKQSNVRSSGADDKAKIVPAIKFSLEEALEYIQKDEYVEVTPNSLRLRKIYLKEVDRKRNKF; from the coding sequence ATGACTAAGATTAAAAATATCGCAATTATTGCACACGTCGATCACGGAAAAACCACGTTAGTTGACAAGATTATGTACCACTGTCAATTGTTTCGTGAAAACGAAAATACAGGAGACTTAATTCTAGATAACAATGATTTAGAACGTGAAAGAGGTATTACAATTACTTCTAAAAACGTTTCTGTTGTTTACAAGGATACTAAGATTAACATTATTGATACACCTGGTCACGCCGATTTTGGAGGTGAAGTAGAACGTGTATTAAATATGGCTGATGGTGTTGTGTTATTAGTAGATGCCTTTGAAGGACCTATGCCACAAACACGTTTCGTATTACAAAAAGCGATTGACTTAGGTTTAAAACCTTGTGTGGTTATTAATAAAGTTGATAAAGAAAACTGTACGCCTGATGAAGTACATGAAAAAGTTTTTGATTTAATGTTTGAGCTTGGCGCTGAAGAGTGGCAGTTAGATTTCCCAACCGTTTATGGTTCTGCAAAGAACAATTGGATGAGCGACGATTGGAGAAATGAAACTAAAAATGTAGAGCCATTATTAGATATGGTAATTGAGCACGTTCCAACACCTGTTTTTGAAGAAGGAACAACTCAAATGTTAATTACATCTTTAGATTTCTCTTCTTTTACTGGTCGTATCGCTATTGGTCGTGTACAAAGAGGTAACATCGTAGAAGGACAGCAAATTGCTTTGGTAAAAAGAGATGGAACGATTACAAAAAGTAGAATTAAAGAAGTCTTTATTTTTGAAGGTTTAGGACGTAAGAAAGTTGAAAGTGTTCAAACTGGAGATATATGTGCGCTTGTAGGTGTTGAAGGTTTTGAAATTGGAGATACAGTTTCAGATATTGAAAACCCTGAAGGTTTAAAGTCAATCGCAATTGATGAACCAACAATGAGCATGTTATTCACTATTAACGATTCTCCTTTCTTTGGTAAGGACGGAAAATTTGTAACATCTCGTCATATTAAAGATCGTTTAGAAAAAGAATTAGAGAAAAATTTAGCAATGCGATTAGGCGAAACGTCTACTGCAGATAAATTTATGGTTTTTGGTCGTGGTGTATTACACTTATCGGTATTAATCGAAACAATGCGTCGTGAAGGTTATGAATTACAAATTGGACAACCACAAGTAATCATTAGAGAAATTGATGGTGTTAAATGTGAGCCAATAGAAGAATTAACAATTGACCTTCCTGAAACCGTTTCTGGTAGAGCTGTAGAGTTTGTTACTAAGCGTAAAGGAGAGTTACTTAGTATGGTAACTAAAGGTGAGCGTATGATTTGTGAGTTTATGATTCCTTCTCGTGGTATTATTGGTTTACGTAACCAATTACTAACAGCAACAGCTGGTGAGGCAATTATGGCACACCGTTTTAAAGAATACCAACCTCTTAAAGGTGATATTCCAGGACGTATTTCTGGATCTTTAATTTCTATGGAAAACGGAACTGCGATTCCTTATTCAATTGATAAATTACAAGATAGAGGTAAGTTCTTTGTTGAGCCTGGTGAAAATATTTATGAAGGACAAGTTATTGGTGAGAACTCTCGTCAAGATGATATGTCTGTAAACATTACAAAAGCTAAAAAGCAGAGTAACGTTCGTAGTTCTGGAGCAGATGATAAAGCTAAGATTGTACCTGCAATTAAGTTTTCTTTAGAAGAAGCTTTAGAGTACATTCAAAAAGATGAGTATGTTGAGGTAACTCCAAACTCTTTAAGATTACGTAAGATTTATTTAAAAGAGGTAGATCGTAAACGTAATAAGTTTTAG
- a CDS encoding DUF1684 domain-containing protein, which yields MKNLVLFLLVIVSFGCTESKKMIGDETPFQRKMNAEFKDASKSPLKAKDLKNFDGLDFFPYDSTFVVTATLKRTPNSEWFQMKTSTDRLSTERVLGVLTFQLKGKPYQLNVYQGEELMQTEGFEDYLFLPFLDNTNGTSTYGGGRYIDLKIPEGHTIDIDFNSAYNPMCAYNEKYSCPIVPRANYVDLEIEAGVKAYKNH from the coding sequence ATGAAGAATTTGGTATTGTTTTTATTAGTAATAGTTTCCTTTGGTTGTACGGAAAGTAAAAAGATGATAGGTGATGAAACTCCATTTCAGAGAAAGATGAATGCTGAGTTTAAGGATGCTTCAAAATCTCCTTTAAAAGCAAAAGATTTAAAAAACTTTGATGGTTTAGACTTCTTTCCTTATGATTCTACTTTTGTTGTTACCGCGACTTTAAAACGTACTCCTAATAGTGAATGGTTTCAAATGAAAACCAGTACAGATCGTTTATCTACAGAACGTGTTTTAGGAGTTTTAACTTTTCAATTAAAAGGTAAACCATATCAATTAAATGTGTATCAAGGTGAAGAACTGATGCAAACTGAAGGTTTTGAGGATTATTTATTTTTGCCTTTTCTCGATAATACTAATGGTACATCAACCTATGGTGGAGGACGCTATATCGATTTGAAAATTCCTGAAGGACATACAATAGATATTGATTTTAACTCAGCCTATAATCCGATGTGTGCGTATAATGAGAAGTATTCTTGCCCAATTGTACCAAGAGCTAACTATGTTGATTTAGAAATTGAAGCAGGAGTAAAGGCTTATAAAAACCACTAG
- a CDS encoding sigma-70 family RNA polymerase sigma factor, whose translation MTTKEVWGIYAEDVKHFILSKVKDTDITEDILQDTFIKVHTKLHTLKDENKLKPWLFSIARYTILDYFRMNKKEIPVEDLEIESEPEPNQHSEQDCLRGIIKSLPKKYRDPLFLSDIKGMKQQEVANQLHLSLPTVKSQIQRARKQIAQGFMDCCGFKMNEDGHLVGEIQDKADCKVCH comes from the coding sequence ATGACTACAAAAGAGGTTTGGGGAATTTATGCTGAAGATGTAAAACATTTTATTTTAAGTAAGGTTAAGGATACTGATATTACTGAAGATATTCTGCAAGATACTTTTATAAAAGTACACACGAAGTTACATACTTTAAAAGATGAAAATAAGCTGAAACCATGGCTGTTTTCCATTGCACGCTATACTATTTTGGATTACTTCAGAATGAATAAAAAAGAAATTCCGGTAGAAGATTTAGAAATAGAATCAGAACCAGAACCAAATCAACATTCTGAGCAAGATTGCTTAAGAGGTATCATAAAAAGCTTGCCTAAAAAATATAGAGACCCTTTGTTTTTATCTGATATTAAAGGCATGAAGCAACAAGAGGTTGCTAATCAATTACACTTATCTTTACCAACCGTAAAATCTCAAATTCAACGTGCAAGAAAACAGATAGCACAAGGTTTTATGGATTGCTGTGGCTTTAAAATGAATGAAGATGGCCATTTAGTTGGAGAAATACAAGACAAAGCAGACTGTAAAGTCTGTCATTAA
- a CDS encoding GNAT family N-acetyltransferase produces the protein MDYHSDRFEDFSVMLYKDDQLYALLPANIVGDKVISHQGLTYGSFVLQDKSKFFYAFEAFKTMLAFYEKEGVKALEIKVIPTFYNRMPSDELDYFLYKAEAQLLKKEVLMVIDYAHKLRFQKNRREGINKAVRSGLELKVDTNFKDFWTDVLIPNLEKKHGVQPVHSLEEIELLASRFPEHIKQVNIYKDGKVVAGTTVFLTETTVHPQYVSGNTDKNSFGSLDLAYDFVINKMCDDKRYFDFNISSEGNGRKINEGLIFWKESCGARSYTANTYLLNTAIHKELNIPKT, from the coding sequence ATGGATTATCATAGTGACAGATTTGAAGATTTTTCTGTGATGCTGTATAAAGATGATCAGCTCTATGCATTGCTTCCTGCAAATATTGTGGGTGATAAGGTGATTTCTCATCAAGGCTTAACGTATGGAAGTTTTGTGCTTCAAGATAAATCGAAATTTTTCTATGCTTTTGAGGCTTTTAAAACCATGCTTGCATTTTATGAAAAAGAAGGTGTAAAAGCATTAGAAATAAAGGTGATTCCGACATTTTATAATAGAATGCCTTCAGATGAATTAGATTATTTTCTCTATAAGGCAGAGGCGCAATTACTAAAGAAAGAGGTACTGATGGTAATTGATTATGCTCATAAATTACGCTTTCAAAAAAATAGAAGAGAAGGAATAAATAAAGCTGTACGTTCTGGACTAGAATTAAAAGTAGATACCAACTTTAAAGATTTTTGGACGGATGTATTAATTCCTAATTTGGAGAAGAAACACGGTGTTCAACCTGTGCACTCTTTAGAGGAGATAGAGTTATTAGCATCTCGTTTTCCAGAACATATAAAACAAGTTAATATCTATAAAGATGGAAAAGTTGTTGCAGGAACAACTGTGTTTTTAACCGAAACAACAGTTCATCCTCAATATGTATCTGGTAATACAGATAAAAATTCATTTGGCAGCTTAGATCTCGCCTATGATTTTGTCATTAACAAAATGTGTGATGATAAGCGTTATTTCGACTTTAATATTTCGAGTGAAGGCAATGGACGTAAAATTAATGAAGGTCTTATCTTTTGGAAGGAAAGCTGTGGTGCTAGAAGTTATACAGCAAATACCTATCTTTTAAATACCGCTATTCATAAAGAATTAAACATACCTAAAACATAA
- a CDS encoding DEAD/DEAH box helicase, giving the protein MSFKKLHPLLKESLENAGYETSNPFQKKVLPTLKGGADAYMIAPKGSGKTTALIIATIHKLKAEAFEDSPRAIIVAKDKADVLALKEEFERFTKNTDLRVYALYDEYDMEKQKVEVYYGQDIVIATPARLSKLYFLNGIHLGEVQLFAIEDADYLGRNNAYNLILRLSESVSKCQFVIIADVMHSKIKNYQNNFMSNAHVIAQK; this is encoded by the coding sequence ATGTCTTTCAAAAAATTACATCCTTTATTAAAAGAATCTTTAGAAAACGCTGGATACGAAACCTCAAATCCGTTTCAGAAAAAAGTACTACCTACTCTGAAAGGTGGAGCAGATGCTTATATGATTGCGCCAAAAGGAAGCGGTAAAACAACTGCGCTTATAATAGCAACTATTCATAAACTAAAAGCAGAAGCATTTGAAGATTCACCACGTGCTATCATAGTTGCAAAGGATAAAGCTGACGTCTTAGCTTTAAAAGAAGAGTTTGAAAGATTTACAAAGAATACTGATTTAAGAGTATATGCGCTTTACGATGAATATGATATGGAAAAGCAAAAAGTGGAAGTGTATTACGGTCAAGATATTGTAATTGCAACTCCAGCTCGATTGAGTAAGTTGTATTTTTTAAATGGTATTCATTTAGGAGAAGTTCAATTGTTTGCCATTGAAGATGCTGATTATTTAGGTCGAAATAATGCTTATAATCTCATTTTAAGATTATCTGAAAGTGTGAGTAAATGTCAATTCGTAATTATTGCAGATGTGATGCATTCTAAGATTAAGAATTATCAGAACAATTTTATGAGCAATGCACATGTCATCGCGCAGAAATAA